One genomic region from Rosa rugosa chromosome 1, drRosRugo1.1, whole genome shotgun sequence encodes:
- the LOC133725382 gene encoding ABC transporter C family member 8-like isoform X1, with protein sequence MASLKSSVLGITSRICDGEFDLGSYCTQTTMINAVNLLFLFLFCLFTLIASLRKHYSSSSPSRRDRFSVVVSVCCAFTGIAYFGAGLWILIANSDDLSNYFESWMDYLVRGLVWISLTISLLVQRSKWIKILNSVWWVSSFSLVSAVNIEILVRTHSIRIFDVLTWPVSFLLLLCAVRNLSHFLYDQSQDNSISEPLLAKKSAEKSQKTQLGNAGFLSKLTFAWINPLLTLGYSKTLAPEDIPSLVSEDEADLAYQIFAQAWESLSRDKSSSSTRNLVMRAIAKVYLKENIWIAFCAFLRTIAVVVSPLILYAFVNYSNAEEENFSQGLIIVGCLIITKVVESFTQRHWFFDSRRSGMRMRSALMVAVYQKQLKLSSVGRRRHSAGEIVNYIAVDAYRMGEFPWWFHSTWSFALQLVLAIGVLFGVVGVGALPGLIPLLICGLLNVPFAKALQKCQSQFMMAQDERLRATSEILNSMKIIKLQSWEEKFKNSVNSLREREFKWLSEGQFRKAYGTLLYWMSPTIISSVVFLGCILFKSVPLNASTIFTVLASLRSMGEPVRMIPEALSVMIQVKVSFDRLNAFLLDDELKDDEIRKLPSPNSDESLRIQKGIFSWYPESAIQTLKEVNLEAKCEQKIAVCGPVGAGKSSLLFAILGEMPKISGTVDVFGTIAYVSQTSWIQSGTVRDNILYGKPMDKNKYEKTIKTCALDKDINSFDHGDRTEIGQRGINMSGGQKQRIQLARAVYSDADIYLLDDPFSAVDAHTAAILFHDCVMDALAKKTVILVTHQVEFLSEVDKILVMESGQITQSGSYESLLTSGTAFEQLVNAHRDAVTTLGPSNNQSQVEPEKTDMILHEVSNVTNLTRYSSEGDTSVKASPTVQLTEDEEKEIGDVGWKPFWDYIFVSKGTLLLAIGIMAQAGFVCFQAGSTYWLALAIQNPSITSLTLVGVYTAISTLSAVFVYLRSTLAARLGLRASRTFFDGFTDAIFKAPMLFFDSTPVGRILTRASSDLSILDFDIPFSIIFVVSAGMELLTWIGIMASVTWQVLIVAFLAMVASKYVQSYYQASARELIRINGTTKAPVMNYAAETSLGVVTIRAFKMADKFFQKYLELVDTDARLFFHSNATMEWLIIRTEALQNVTLFVAAFLLISLPKGYVAPELVGLSLSYALTLTMTQIFVIRWYCNLSNYIISVERIKQFMQIPPEPPAIVEDKRPPSSWPTKGRIELHSLKIKYRPNAPLVLKGISCTFKEGTRVGVVGRTGSGKTTLISALFRLVEPNSGKIIIDGLDICSMGLKDLRMKLSIIPQEPTLFKGSIRTNLDPLGLYSDDEIWRALEKCQLKATVSNLPNLLDSSVSDEGENWSAGQRQLFCLGRVLLKRNRILVLDEATASIDSSTDAVLQRIIRKEFAECTVITVAHRVPTVIDSDMVMVLSYGKLVEYEEPSKLLDTNSYFSKLVAEYWSSCRGN encoded by the exons ATGGCTTCCTTGAAGAGTTCTGTACTTG GGATCACTTCTCGGATTTGTGATGGAGAATTTGATCTGGGTTCTTACTGCACTCAAACGACTATGATTAATGCAGTAaatcttctcttcctctttcttttttgcttATTTACTCTTATAGCTTCTTTAAGGAAGCATTATAGTAGTAGTAGTCCATCCAGAAGGGACAGATTCTCTGTAGTGGTTTCAGTCTGTTGTGCTTTTACTGGCATTGCCTATTTTGGTGCTGGATTGTGGATTCTGATAGCCAATAGTGATGATCTATCAAATTATTTTGAAAGCTGGATGGATTACCTTGTTAGAGGACTAGTTTGGATTTCCCTCACAATTTCCTTGCTTGTTCAAAGGTCTAAATGGATCAAAATTCTGAATTCTGTTTGGTGGGTGTCCTCCTTTTCATTGGTCTCGGCTGTAAACATAGAAATACTTGTAAGAACCCATAGCATTCGTATTTTCGATGTGCTAACATGGCCAGTGAGCTTCTTACTTCTATTGTGTGCTGTTAGAAACCTCAGCCACTTTCTTTATGACCAAAGCCAAGATAATAGCATATCAGAGCCTCTATTAGCCAAAAAGTCTGCTGAAAAGAGCCAGAAAACACAACTAGGCAATGCCGGTTTCCTTAGCAAATTGACATTTGCTTGGATCAATCCTTTACTCACTTTAGGCTACTCAAAAACATTAGCTCCTGAAGACATACCATCTCTGGTTTCAGAAGATGAAGCAGATTTAGCATACCAAATATTTGCTCAAGCATGGGAGTCCCTGTCAAGGGATAAGAGCTCAAGCAGTACCAGAAACCTGGTTATGAGAGCAATAGCAAAAGTTTACTTGAAAGAGAATATATGGATTGCCTTTTGTGCATTCCTCAGGACAATTGCAGTTGTAGTTTCTCCTCTTATACTCTATGCATTTGTAAATTATTCGAATGCCGAGGAGGAAAATTTTTCCCAAGGCCTCATCATAGTGGGGTGCCTAATTATCACCAAAGTAGTCGAGTCTTTCACCCAGAGACATTGGTTCTTTGACTCAAGGAGGTCTGGAATGAGAATGAGGTCGGCTTTGATGGTCGCAGTTTATCAAAAGCAGCTGAAACTCTCTAGTGTGGGAAGGAGAAGACACTCAGCTGGGGAGATAGTTAACTATATAGCAGTTGATGCTTACAGAATGGGAGAGTTCCCATGGTGGTTCCATTCAACATGGAGCTTTGCATTGCAATTAGTTCTTGCCATTGGAGTTCTTTTCGGGGTGGTGGGGGTTGGTGCTCTACCGGGTTTAATTCCTCTCCTCATTTGTGGTCTTCTAAATGTGCCTTTTGCAAAGGCGCTTCAGAAGTGTCAGTCCCAGTTCATGATGGCACAAGATGAGAGGCTTAGAGCCACTTCTGAGATCCTAAACAGTATGAAGATCATTAAGTTACAATCCTGGGAAGAGAAATTCAAAAACTCGGTCAATTCCCTTCGAGAAAGAGAATTCAAATGGTTGTCTGAGGGACAATTTAGGAAGGCTTATGGAACTTTACTCTACTGGATGTCACCAACCATTATCTCTTCTGTTGTTTTTCTAGGGTGTATCCTTTTCAAAAGTGTCCCTCTGAATGCAAGTACTATATTCACAGTTTTAGCTTCACTAAGGAGCATGGGAGAACCTGTGAGAATGATACCAGAGGCTCTTTCAGTAATGATCCAAGTCAAGGTCTCATTTGATAGGCTAAATGCTTTTTTGCTTGATGATGAGTTGAAAGATGATGAGATAAGGAAGCTCCCATCACCAAATTCAGATGAGAGCTTGAGAATACAAAAAGGCATTTTCAGTTGGTATCCTGAATCAGCAATTCAAACTCTGAAAGAAGTGAACctagaagcaaaatgtgagcAGAAAATTGCAGTTTGTGGACCAGTTGGAGCTGGAAAATCATCACTTTTATTTGCTATACTTGGAGAGATGCCCAAAATTTCTGGAACT GTCGATGTATTTGGAACCATAGCCTATGTTTCTCAAACTTCTTGGATACAAAGTGGGACAGTTCGTGATAACATACTCTATGGGAAGCCAATGGACAAGAACAAATATGAGAAGACTATAAAAACTTGTGCTTTGGATAAGGACATAAATAGTTTTGACCATGGTGATCGTACTGAAATAGGCCAGAGGGGAATTAACATGAGTGGAGGGCAAAAGCAAAGGATTCAGCTGGCCCGAGCTGTCTATAGTGATGCTGATATCTACCTCCTAGATGACCCATTCAGTGCAGTAGATGCACACACTGCCGCAATTCTGTTTCAT GATTGTGTCATGGATGCTCTAGCAAAGAAGACTGTGATTCTTGTGACTCATCAAGTAGAATTTCTGTCAGAAGTTGACAAAATTCTG GTAATGGAGAGCGGACAAATTACTCAATCCGGAAGCTATGAGAGTCTCTTGACTTCTGGAACAGCATTTGAGCAACTGGTGAATGCTCATAGAGATGCAGTAACTACATTAGGTCCTTCAAATAATCAAAGCCAAGTAGAACCGGAAAAGACAGATATGATCCTGCATGAGGTCTCTAATGTAACTAATCTCACTAGATACAGCAGTGAAGGGGACACTTCTGTGAAGGCTTCACCCACAGTGCAACTAACAGAAGACGAAGAAAAAGAGATTGGTGATGTTGGATGGAAGCCCTTCTGGGATTACATTTTTGTTTCCAAGGGAACACTTCTGCTAGCAATAGGCATAATGGCACAGGctggttttgtttgttttcaggCTGGTTCAACTTACTGGCTGGCTCTCGCCATTCAAAATCCTAGTATAACTAGTCTTACACTTGTCGGTGTCTATACTGCAATCTCAACACTCAGTGCTGTATTTGTCTATCTGAGGTCAACCCTTGCAGCACGTCTGGGACTAAGAGCTTCTAGAACATTTTTTGATGGTTTCACAGATGCCATCTTTAAGGCTCCCATGTTGTTCTTCGACTCAACTCCTGTTGGAAGGATTTTGACACGA GCTTCATCAGATTTAAGTATCTTGGATTTTGACATACCTTTCTCCATTATCTTTGTTGTGTCTGCTGGTATGGAATTGCTGACATGGATTGGAATAATGGCTTCTGTCACATGGCAAGTTCTCATTGTAGCCTTTCTCGCCATGGTTGCTTCAAAATATGTTCAG AGCTACTATCAAGCGTCTGCAAGGGAACTAATAAGAATCAATGGAACAACCAAAGCTCCTGTTATGAATTATGCGGCCGAGACATCACTTGGAGTGGTCACTATCAGAGCTTTTAAAATGGCTGACAAGTTCTTCCAAAAGTACCTAGAGCTAGTTGACACAGATGCAAGACTGTTCTTTCATTCGAATGCAACAATGGAGTGGTTAATTATAAGAACAGAAGCACTTCAAAATGTGACTCTTTTTGTTGCTGCTTTTCTCCTTATTTCACTTCCCAAGGGTTATGTTGCTCCAG AGCTTGTGGGGCTTTCTCTTTCTTATGCTTTGACACTAACAATGACACAAATTTTTGTGATCCGGTGGTATTGTAACTTATCAAACTACATCATCTCAGTTGAAAGGATAAAACAGTTCATGCAGATTCCACCAGAGCCTCCGGCTATTGTGGAGGACAAGAGACCACCATCTTCATGGCCTACAAAGGGTAGGATAGAGCTGCATTCTCTCAAG ATAAAATATCGTCCAAATGCTCCACTAGTTCTCAAGGGAATTTCATGCACATTCAAAGAAGGGACTAGAGTAGGAGTTGTGGGAAGGACAGGAAGCGGAAAGACTACACTTATAAGTGCTTTGTTTCGGTTAGTAGAGCCAAATAGCGGTAAAATTATCATAGATGGACTTGACATCTGCTCTATGGGTCTAAAGGATTTAAGAATGAAGCTCAGCATCATCCCTCAAGAACCAACTCTTTTCAAGGGTAGCATCAGAACCAACTTGGATCCTCTTGGCCTTTACTCCGATGATGAAATATGGAGG GCTCTAGAGAAGTGTCAGCTGAAGGCAACAGTCAGCAATCTACCTAATCTGCTAGATTCATCTG TTAGTGATGAAGGGGAAAATTGGAGTGCTGGGCAACGCCAGCTGTTTTGCCTTGGCAGAGTCCTTCTGAAGAGGAACAGAATCCTAGTGCTAGATGAGGCTACTGCTTCCATCGATTCTTCAACAGACGCCGTTCTACAAAGAATCATCAGGAAGGAATTTGCAGAATGCACAGTGATAACGGTTGCTCATAGGGTTCCAACAGTTATAGATAGTGACATGGTCATGGTCCTCTCCTATG GGAAGCTAGTGGAGTATGAAGAACCTTCAAAGCTCTTGGATACCAACTCCTacttctccaagcttgtagCTGAATATTGGTCAAGCTGTAGAGGAAACTGA
- the LOC133725382 gene encoding ABC transporter C family member 8-like isoform X2 produces the protein MQSKWIKILNSVWWVSSFSLVSAVNIEILVRTHSIRIFDVLTWPVSFLLLLCAVRNLSHFLYDQSQDNSISEPLLAKKSAEKSQKTQLGNAGFLSKLTFAWINPLLTLGYSKTLAPEDIPSLVSEDEADLAYQIFAQAWESLSRDKSSSSTRNLVMRAIAKVYLKENIWIAFCAFLRTIAVVVSPLILYAFVNYSNAEEENFSQGLIIVGCLIITKVVESFTQRHWFFDSRRSGMRMRSALMVAVYQKQLKLSSVGRRRHSAGEIVNYIAVDAYRMGEFPWWFHSTWSFALQLVLAIGVLFGVVGVGALPGLIPLLICGLLNVPFAKALQKCQSQFMMAQDERLRATSEILNSMKIIKLQSWEEKFKNSVNSLREREFKWLSEGQFRKAYGTLLYWMSPTIISSVVFLGCILFKSVPLNASTIFTVLASLRSMGEPVRMIPEALSVMIQVKVSFDRLNAFLLDDELKDDEIRKLPSPNSDESLRIQKGIFSWYPESAIQTLKEVNLEAKCEQKIAVCGPVGAGKSSLLFAILGEMPKISGTVDVFGTIAYVSQTSWIQSGTVRDNILYGKPMDKNKYEKTIKTCALDKDINSFDHGDRTEIGQRGINMSGGQKQRIQLARAVYSDADIYLLDDPFSAVDAHTAAILFHDCVMDALAKKTVILVTHQVEFLSEVDKILVMESGQITQSGSYESLLTSGTAFEQLVNAHRDAVTTLGPSNNQSQVEPEKTDMILHEVSNVTNLTRYSSEGDTSVKASPTVQLTEDEEKEIGDVGWKPFWDYIFVSKGTLLLAIGIMAQAGFVCFQAGSTYWLALAIQNPSITSLTLVGVYTAISTLSAVFVYLRSTLAARLGLRASRTFFDGFTDAIFKAPMLFFDSTPVGRILTRASSDLSILDFDIPFSIIFVVSAGMELLTWIGIMASVTWQVLIVAFLAMVASKYVQSYYQASARELIRINGTTKAPVMNYAAETSLGVVTIRAFKMADKFFQKYLELVDTDARLFFHSNATMEWLIIRTEALQNVTLFVAAFLLISLPKGYVAPELVGLSLSYALTLTMTQIFVIRWYCNLSNYIISVERIKQFMQIPPEPPAIVEDKRPPSSWPTKGRIELHSLKIKYRPNAPLVLKGISCTFKEGTRVGVVGRTGSGKTTLISALFRLVEPNSGKIIIDGLDICSMGLKDLRMKLSIIPQEPTLFKGSIRTNLDPLGLYSDDEIWRALEKCQLKATVSNLPNLLDSSVSDEGENWSAGQRQLFCLGRVLLKRNRILVLDEATASIDSSTDAVLQRIIRKEFAECTVITVAHRVPTVIDSDMVMVLSYGKLVEYEEPSKLLDTNSYFSKLVAEYWSSCRGN, from the exons ATGCA GTCTAAATGGATCAAAATTCTGAATTCTGTTTGGTGGGTGTCCTCCTTTTCATTGGTCTCGGCTGTAAACATAGAAATACTTGTAAGAACCCATAGCATTCGTATTTTCGATGTGCTAACATGGCCAGTGAGCTTCTTACTTCTATTGTGTGCTGTTAGAAACCTCAGCCACTTTCTTTATGACCAAAGCCAAGATAATAGCATATCAGAGCCTCTATTAGCCAAAAAGTCTGCTGAAAAGAGCCAGAAAACACAACTAGGCAATGCCGGTTTCCTTAGCAAATTGACATTTGCTTGGATCAATCCTTTACTCACTTTAGGCTACTCAAAAACATTAGCTCCTGAAGACATACCATCTCTGGTTTCAGAAGATGAAGCAGATTTAGCATACCAAATATTTGCTCAAGCATGGGAGTCCCTGTCAAGGGATAAGAGCTCAAGCAGTACCAGAAACCTGGTTATGAGAGCAATAGCAAAAGTTTACTTGAAAGAGAATATATGGATTGCCTTTTGTGCATTCCTCAGGACAATTGCAGTTGTAGTTTCTCCTCTTATACTCTATGCATTTGTAAATTATTCGAATGCCGAGGAGGAAAATTTTTCCCAAGGCCTCATCATAGTGGGGTGCCTAATTATCACCAAAGTAGTCGAGTCTTTCACCCAGAGACATTGGTTCTTTGACTCAAGGAGGTCTGGAATGAGAATGAGGTCGGCTTTGATGGTCGCAGTTTATCAAAAGCAGCTGAAACTCTCTAGTGTGGGAAGGAGAAGACACTCAGCTGGGGAGATAGTTAACTATATAGCAGTTGATGCTTACAGAATGGGAGAGTTCCCATGGTGGTTCCATTCAACATGGAGCTTTGCATTGCAATTAGTTCTTGCCATTGGAGTTCTTTTCGGGGTGGTGGGGGTTGGTGCTCTACCGGGTTTAATTCCTCTCCTCATTTGTGGTCTTCTAAATGTGCCTTTTGCAAAGGCGCTTCAGAAGTGTCAGTCCCAGTTCATGATGGCACAAGATGAGAGGCTTAGAGCCACTTCTGAGATCCTAAACAGTATGAAGATCATTAAGTTACAATCCTGGGAAGAGAAATTCAAAAACTCGGTCAATTCCCTTCGAGAAAGAGAATTCAAATGGTTGTCTGAGGGACAATTTAGGAAGGCTTATGGAACTTTACTCTACTGGATGTCACCAACCATTATCTCTTCTGTTGTTTTTCTAGGGTGTATCCTTTTCAAAAGTGTCCCTCTGAATGCAAGTACTATATTCACAGTTTTAGCTTCACTAAGGAGCATGGGAGAACCTGTGAGAATGATACCAGAGGCTCTTTCAGTAATGATCCAAGTCAAGGTCTCATTTGATAGGCTAAATGCTTTTTTGCTTGATGATGAGTTGAAAGATGATGAGATAAGGAAGCTCCCATCACCAAATTCAGATGAGAGCTTGAGAATACAAAAAGGCATTTTCAGTTGGTATCCTGAATCAGCAATTCAAACTCTGAAAGAAGTGAACctagaagcaaaatgtgagcAGAAAATTGCAGTTTGTGGACCAGTTGGAGCTGGAAAATCATCACTTTTATTTGCTATACTTGGAGAGATGCCCAAAATTTCTGGAACT GTCGATGTATTTGGAACCATAGCCTATGTTTCTCAAACTTCTTGGATACAAAGTGGGACAGTTCGTGATAACATACTCTATGGGAAGCCAATGGACAAGAACAAATATGAGAAGACTATAAAAACTTGTGCTTTGGATAAGGACATAAATAGTTTTGACCATGGTGATCGTACTGAAATAGGCCAGAGGGGAATTAACATGAGTGGAGGGCAAAAGCAAAGGATTCAGCTGGCCCGAGCTGTCTATAGTGATGCTGATATCTACCTCCTAGATGACCCATTCAGTGCAGTAGATGCACACACTGCCGCAATTCTGTTTCAT GATTGTGTCATGGATGCTCTAGCAAAGAAGACTGTGATTCTTGTGACTCATCAAGTAGAATTTCTGTCAGAAGTTGACAAAATTCTG GTAATGGAGAGCGGACAAATTACTCAATCCGGAAGCTATGAGAGTCTCTTGACTTCTGGAACAGCATTTGAGCAACTGGTGAATGCTCATAGAGATGCAGTAACTACATTAGGTCCTTCAAATAATCAAAGCCAAGTAGAACCGGAAAAGACAGATATGATCCTGCATGAGGTCTCTAATGTAACTAATCTCACTAGATACAGCAGTGAAGGGGACACTTCTGTGAAGGCTTCACCCACAGTGCAACTAACAGAAGACGAAGAAAAAGAGATTGGTGATGTTGGATGGAAGCCCTTCTGGGATTACATTTTTGTTTCCAAGGGAACACTTCTGCTAGCAATAGGCATAATGGCACAGGctggttttgtttgttttcaggCTGGTTCAACTTACTGGCTGGCTCTCGCCATTCAAAATCCTAGTATAACTAGTCTTACACTTGTCGGTGTCTATACTGCAATCTCAACACTCAGTGCTGTATTTGTCTATCTGAGGTCAACCCTTGCAGCACGTCTGGGACTAAGAGCTTCTAGAACATTTTTTGATGGTTTCACAGATGCCATCTTTAAGGCTCCCATGTTGTTCTTCGACTCAACTCCTGTTGGAAGGATTTTGACACGA GCTTCATCAGATTTAAGTATCTTGGATTTTGACATACCTTTCTCCATTATCTTTGTTGTGTCTGCTGGTATGGAATTGCTGACATGGATTGGAATAATGGCTTCTGTCACATGGCAAGTTCTCATTGTAGCCTTTCTCGCCATGGTTGCTTCAAAATATGTTCAG AGCTACTATCAAGCGTCTGCAAGGGAACTAATAAGAATCAATGGAACAACCAAAGCTCCTGTTATGAATTATGCGGCCGAGACATCACTTGGAGTGGTCACTATCAGAGCTTTTAAAATGGCTGACAAGTTCTTCCAAAAGTACCTAGAGCTAGTTGACACAGATGCAAGACTGTTCTTTCATTCGAATGCAACAATGGAGTGGTTAATTATAAGAACAGAAGCACTTCAAAATGTGACTCTTTTTGTTGCTGCTTTTCTCCTTATTTCACTTCCCAAGGGTTATGTTGCTCCAG AGCTTGTGGGGCTTTCTCTTTCTTATGCTTTGACACTAACAATGACACAAATTTTTGTGATCCGGTGGTATTGTAACTTATCAAACTACATCATCTCAGTTGAAAGGATAAAACAGTTCATGCAGATTCCACCAGAGCCTCCGGCTATTGTGGAGGACAAGAGACCACCATCTTCATGGCCTACAAAGGGTAGGATAGAGCTGCATTCTCTCAAG ATAAAATATCGTCCAAATGCTCCACTAGTTCTCAAGGGAATTTCATGCACATTCAAAGAAGGGACTAGAGTAGGAGTTGTGGGAAGGACAGGAAGCGGAAAGACTACACTTATAAGTGCTTTGTTTCGGTTAGTAGAGCCAAATAGCGGTAAAATTATCATAGATGGACTTGACATCTGCTCTATGGGTCTAAAGGATTTAAGAATGAAGCTCAGCATCATCCCTCAAGAACCAACTCTTTTCAAGGGTAGCATCAGAACCAACTTGGATCCTCTTGGCCTTTACTCCGATGATGAAATATGGAGG GCTCTAGAGAAGTGTCAGCTGAAGGCAACAGTCAGCAATCTACCTAATCTGCTAGATTCATCTG TTAGTGATGAAGGGGAAAATTGGAGTGCTGGGCAACGCCAGCTGTTTTGCCTTGGCAGAGTCCTTCTGAAGAGGAACAGAATCCTAGTGCTAGATGAGGCTACTGCTTCCATCGATTCTTCAACAGACGCCGTTCTACAAAGAATCATCAGGAAGGAATTTGCAGAATGCACAGTGATAACGGTTGCTCATAGGGTTCCAACAGTTATAGATAGTGACATGGTCATGGTCCTCTCCTATG GGAAGCTAGTGGAGTATGAAGAACCTTCAAAGCTCTTGGATACCAACTCCTacttctccaagcttgtagCTGAATATTGGTCAAGCTGTAGAGGAAACTGA